The following coding sequences lie in one Pseudomonas sp. B33.4 genomic window:
- a CDS encoding FAD-binding oxidoreductase has product MPLREECLWEKLTPQRPDNSALKGEIKVDVCVIGAGFTGLSAALHLLEKGKSVCVLEAHRAGHGGSGRNVGLVNAGMWIPPDEIEAGFGEAVGSQLNRMLGAAPALVFSLVDKYNIDCQLRREGTLHMAHNAKGEADLRSREQQWKRRGAPVELLTGKACEQATGTQKIAAALLDRRAGTLNPMAYVTGLANAVISLGGQMFDHSPVTRLERQGAKWSVQTEHGSVLAEQVVIASNAYTEGDWTELKRNFFPGYYYQVASVPLTEDAAQEILPGGQGSWDTRQVLSSIRRDKEGRLLLGSLGNGNQKPTWFLKAWADRVQQHYFPNLKAVEWECTWTGRIAFTPDHLMRLFEPAPGLVAVTGYNGRGVTTGTVVGKAFADYLCNGNSQALPIPFAPMQPLSGVGLRSCLYEAGFSLYHAGQCLRIVI; this is encoded by the coding sequence ATGCCGTTACGCGAAGAATGTCTGTGGGAAAAACTCACGCCGCAAAGGCCGGATAACTCGGCGCTCAAGGGCGAAATCAAGGTCGATGTCTGCGTGATCGGCGCCGGGTTCACCGGGTTGTCGGCGGCGCTGCATCTGTTGGAAAAAGGCAAAAGCGTCTGCGTGCTGGAAGCGCATCGCGCCGGTCACGGCGGCTCCGGGCGCAACGTCGGGCTGGTCAACGCCGGCATGTGGATTCCACCGGACGAGATCGAAGCCGGGTTTGGCGAAGCGGTCGGCAGTCAGCTCAACCGCATGCTCGGGGCCGCGCCGGCGCTGGTCTTCAGCCTTGTGGACAAGTACAACATCGATTGCCAGTTACGCCGCGAAGGCACGCTGCACATGGCGCACAACGCCAAGGGTGAAGCAGATCTGCGCAGTCGTGAACAGCAATGGAAACGCCGGGGTGCACCGGTCGAATTGCTCACCGGCAAGGCCTGCGAGCAAGCCACCGGCACGCAAAAGATTGCCGCCGCATTGCTCGATCGTCGCGCCGGTACGCTCAACCCGATGGCCTACGTCACCGGGCTGGCCAATGCCGTGATCAGTCTTGGCGGGCAAATGTTCGATCATTCACCGGTCACTCGCCTTGAACGTCAGGGCGCGAAATGGTCGGTGCAGACTGAGCACGGATCCGTGCTGGCCGAGCAAGTGGTCATCGCCTCCAACGCCTACACCGAAGGCGACTGGACCGAACTCAAGCGCAACTTTTTCCCCGGTTATTACTATCAGGTCGCTTCGGTGCCGCTGACCGAAGACGCCGCTCAGGAAATTCTTCCGGGCGGGCAGGGCTCGTGGGATACACGGCAGGTACTGAGCAGCATTCGCCGCGACAAAGAAGGGCGGTTATTGCTGGGTAGCCTGGGCAACGGCAATCAGAAACCGACGTGGTTTCTCAAGGCCTGGGCCGATCGCGTGCAGCAGCACTATTTCCCCAATCTGAAGGCGGTCGAATGGGAGTGCACCTGGACCGGGCGCATTGCGTTCACCCCCGACCACCTCATGCGCCTGTTCGAACCGGCGCCGGGACTGGTGGCCGTCACTGGCTACAACGGTCGCGGGGTCACCACCGGGACCGTAGTCGGCAAAGCCTTTGCCGACTACCTGTGTAACGGCAATTCACAAGCCCTGCCGATTCCCTTCGCACCGATGCAGCCCTTGTCGGGTGTCGGCTTGCGCAGTTGCCTGTACGAGGCCGGTTTTTCTCTGTATCACGCGGGCCAGTGCCTGCGCATCGTGATTTGA
- a CDS encoding ABC transporter substrate-binding protein has translation MSQTFYKKGFLALAVATALGVSAFAQADVKIGVAGPMTGANAAFGEQYMKGAQAAADAVNAAGGVNGEKIVLVKGDDACEPKQAVTVAKDLTNQKVAGVVGHFCSSSTIPASEIYDEAGIIAITPGSTNPQVTERGLSAMFRMCGRDDQQGIVAGDYIVDVLKGKKVVVLHDKDTYGQGLADATKAQLVKRGVTPVLYEGLTRGEKDFSTIVTKIRGAGADVVYFGGLHPEAGPLVRQLREQGLKDVKFMSDDGIVTDELVTTAGGPQFTDGVLMTFGADPRLLPESKTVVDAFRKAGTEPEGYTLYAYASVQTLAAAFNGAKSNKGEEAAAWLKKNPVKTVMGEKTWDSKGDLKVSDYVVYQWDKDGKYHQLEKQK, from the coding sequence ATGTCCCAGACGTTTTACAAGAAAGGCTTTCTGGCCCTCGCAGTGGCTACTGCGTTGGGTGTTTCTGCGTTTGCTCAAGCCGATGTGAAAATCGGTGTAGCGGGTCCAATGACTGGCGCCAACGCGGCATTTGGCGAGCAGTACATGAAGGGTGCACAGGCAGCGGCTGACGCGGTGAACGCGGCGGGCGGCGTCAACGGGGAAAAGATCGTACTGGTCAAGGGCGATGACGCCTGCGAACCGAAGCAGGCCGTGACGGTCGCCAAGGACCTCACCAACCAGAAAGTCGCCGGCGTGGTCGGTCACTTCTGCTCTTCTTCGACCATTCCAGCGTCGGAAATCTATGACGAAGCCGGGATCATCGCGATCACTCCGGGTTCGACCAACCCGCAAGTCACTGAACGTGGCCTCAGCGCCATGTTCCGTATGTGCGGGCGTGATGACCAGCAAGGCATCGTGGCCGGCGACTACATCGTTGATGTGCTCAAGGGCAAGAAAGTCGTTGTGCTGCACGACAAGGACACCTACGGCCAAGGCCTGGCGGATGCCACCAAGGCACAACTGGTCAAGCGCGGCGTGACGCCGGTGCTATACGAAGGCCTGACCCGTGGCGAGAAAGACTTCAGCACCATCGTCACCAAGATCCGTGGCGCTGGCGCGGACGTCGTCTACTTCGGCGGTCTGCACCCGGAGGCCGGCCCGCTGGTTCGCCAACTGCGTGAACAAGGCCTGAAAGACGTCAAGTTCATGTCCGATGACGGCATCGTGACTGACGAACTGGTGACCACCGCCGGTGGTCCGCAATTCACCGATGGCGTGCTGATGACCTTTGGCGCCGACCCGCGTCTGTTGCCTGAGAGCAAGACCGTAGTGGACGCTTTCCGCAAGGCCGGTACTGAGCCTGAGGGCTACACCCTGTACGCCTACGCTTCGGTGCAGACCCTGGCTGCCGCGTTCAACGGCGCGAAGTCCAACAAGGGTGAAGAGGCCGCAGCCTGGCTGAAGAAAAATCCGGTGAAAACCGTGATGGGCGAAAAAACCTGGGATTCCAAGGGCGACCTGAAAGTCTCCGACTACGTGGTTTACCAGTGGGACAAGGACGGCAAATATCACCAGCTGGAAAAACAGAAGTAA
- a CDS encoding ABC transporter permease subunit, which yields MDGIFLQQLVNGLTLGSVYGLIAIGYTMVYGIIGMINFAHGEVYMISAYLAAISLALLAYFGIESFPLLMLGTLIFTIVITAVYGWVIERVAYKPLRNSTRLAPLISAIGISLILQNYAQIAQGAKQQGVPTLLSGAWRVEVGTGFVQLTYTKVFILVAAFVGMGLLTYVIKYTKLGRMCRATQQDRKMASILGINTDRVISYVFIIGAAMAALAGVLITMNYGTFDFYAGFIIGIKAFTAAVLGGIGSLPGAMLGGIILGISESLFSGLVNSDYKDVFSFSLLVLVLVFRPQGLLGRPLVSKV from the coding sequence ATGGATGGTATTTTCCTGCAGCAACTGGTCAACGGCCTGACCCTCGGGTCGGTCTATGGCCTGATCGCCATCGGCTACACAATGGTCTATGGCATCATCGGCATGATCAACTTCGCCCACGGCGAGGTTTACATGATTTCTGCTTACCTGGCGGCAATCAGTCTGGCTCTGCTGGCTTACTTCGGTATCGAATCCTTCCCGCTGCTGATGCTCGGCACCCTGATTTTCACCATCGTGATCACGGCGGTGTATGGCTGGGTCATTGAGCGAGTCGCTTACAAACCCCTGCGCAACTCCACCCGACTGGCCCCGTTGATCAGCGCCATCGGTATCTCGCTGATCCTGCAGAACTACGCACAGATCGCCCAAGGCGCCAAGCAACAGGGCGTGCCAACCCTGCTGAGCGGTGCATGGCGTGTCGAAGTCGGTACCGGCTTCGTGCAACTGACCTACACCAAAGTCTTCATTCTGGTAGCCGCGTTCGTCGGCATGGGCCTGCTGACCTACGTCATCAAGTACACCAAGCTCGGACGCATGTGCCGTGCGACCCAGCAAGACCGCAAGATGGCTTCGATCCTCGGCATCAACACCGACCGGGTCATTTCCTATGTGTTCATCATCGGTGCAGCCATGGCGGCGCTGGCCGGCGTGCTGATCACCATGAACTACGGCACTTTCGACTTCTATGCCGGCTTCATCATCGGCATCAAGGCGTTCACCGCGGCGGTGCTTGGCGGGATCGGTTCGCTGCCCGGGGCCATGCTCGGCGGGATCATCCTCGGCATTTCCGAGTCGCTGTTCTCCGGTCTGGTCAACTCCGACTACAAAGACGTGTTCAGCTTCTCGCTGCTCGTACTTGTTCTGGTCTTCCGGCCGCAGGGCCTGTTGGGCCGTCCTCTTGTGTCGAAGGTGTAA